The Desulfovibrio fairfieldensis sequence CAGGGGTTCGCCGCCGGAAAAAAGCATCACCGGCGCGCCGAAGGCCGCCAGGTCGTCGATCATGGCCTTGGCCTGTTCGGTATTGATATCATCCGTGCCGTCCACTTCCACGGCATGGGCATAGCAGTGCACGCACTTGAGGTTGCAGCGCTGGGTCATGTTCCAGACAATGACCGGTTTCTTGTCCTTGGAGAATTGCAGCAGATGCGAGGGCAGTTTGCCGGATTCACGGCCGTAGCGCAGTGCGTCCGAAGGTTCCACCTGTCCGCAGTACAGTTTTGAAATGCCTATCATGGAATATGTCCTTATTTTTCAATCAGAGTTTTCAGTACGGCAAAGGCCTCGTCAATGCCCTCGGGCCTGGTGCCGCCCGCCTGGGCCAGATCCGGGCGGCCGCCGCCCGCGCCGCCGCAGGGCGCGGCCACTTCCTTGATCAGGGCCGGAGCCGTGAAGCGGCCGTGCAAATCTTTGGAGACATAGAGCAGCAGGCCCACCTTGCCTTCTTCCACCGTGGCCAGGCAGGCCACCCCGGCGCTGGAAAGGCGCGAGCGCACGTCGTCCATGATCTCGCGCAGGGCCTTGACCGGCACGTTTTCCAGACGCGCGGCCAACAGGCGCACGCCGTTGACCTCCTCGGCCCGGCGCAGCAGGTCCGCGCCCGTCACAGGCGCGGCGGCGGCCTTTTCCGAGGCCTTGCGCATTTTCTTGACTTCCGTCTGCAAGGTCTGTACGCGCTCGGCCAGCTGACCGGGTTTGGATTTGAGCAGACCGGCCAGGGCCGCGGCTTCAGCGCGCTGTTCCACAGCCAGGCCGTAAGCGTTCCAGCCGGTGACAGCCTCAATGCGGCGGGTTCCGGCGGCCACGCCGGTTTCAGCCACGATCAGGAAGGAGCCGGCCTGGCCGGTGCGGCTGAGATGGGTGCCGCCGCAGAGTTCCACGGATTCGGGCTCCCGGCCTTCGCATCCCACAGTAAGGACACGCACGGTTTCGCCGTATTTCTCGCCGAACAGGGCCATGGCCCCTCCGGCCAGGGCTTCCTCGCGCGGCATTTCGCGCGCGGCCACCGGCAGATCGGCCATAATGGCGCGGTTGACGTCGCGTTCCACGGCGGCCAGCTCCTCCGGGGTCAGGGCCGCAATATGCGAAAAGTCGAAGCGCAGGCGCCGGCTGTCCACCAGGGAACCGGCCTGCTTGACGTGCGTGCCCAGCGTCCGGCGCAGGGCCGCGTGCAGCAGATGGGTGCAGGTATGGTTGCGGGCAGTGGACTGACGGCTGTCCGCGTCCACGCTGAGAGTCGCTTCCTGCCCCAGATGCACTTCGCCGCGCAACACTTCGATTTCATGGACAATGAGATCCGGCGCGGGCTTGCGGGCGGTCAGCACTCCAGCCTCGCCCGACACGACGGCAAGCAGCCCGGCGTCGCCCGCCTGGCCGCCGGATTCGCCGTAAAACGGCGTTTTTTCCGTGACGGCAAAGCCTGTTTCGCCTTCGCCCAGGTGGTCCACGGGCACGCCTCCGGCGTCCAGCAGAGCCGTGACCGGACTTGCGGCCGTAAGGCTTTCATAGCCCACAAAGACGCTGCGCAGACCGTCGGCGGCCAGCTTTTTGAAGGCCGCGTCGCCCTCGCCCGCGCCCTGGCCCAGCAGGCCGCCCTTTTTCTGGTGCTCGCGGGCGCGTTCGCGCTGTTCGCGCATGTGGGCCTCAAAGCCCGACCCGTCCGCCGTAAAGCCGCGCTTGCCCGCCACGTCCGTGACGATGTCCAGGGGGAAACCGTACGTATCGTAGAGCTTGAAGCAGAATGCGCCCGGGATGACAGT is a genomic window containing:
- the alaS gene encoding alanine--tRNA ligase — translated: MLTAQEIRRRYLDFFLRHRHEIVPSGPLIPPNDPSLLFTNAGMVQFKKLFLGEEKRAYTRAASCQKCLRVSGKHNDLENVGRTARHHTFFEMLGNFSFGDYFKREAIAWAWQFVTEELQLPKEKLWVTVFREDDEAAEIWKDVAGLTDARIIRMGEKDNFWTMGDTGPCGPCSEIYIDQGEDMSCGPDCGIGKCDCDRFLEIWNLVFTQFDQAADGSRALLAAPNIDTGMGLERIAAVCQGKRSNFDCDLFQEIIQYAAGLAGVTYSFSAPDTNDVDTALRVIADHSRSAAFLIAEGVLPSNENRGYVLRRLIRRALRFATLMGVHEPFMHKVARKVTEVMGEAYPDLLESADFIDRAVFEEEQRFSLTLEKGLHLLEEELQRLEAAGQTVIPGAFCFKLYDTYGFPLDIVTDVAGKRGFTADGSGFEAHMREQRERAREHQKKGGLLGQGAGEGDAAFKKLAADGLRSVFVGYESLTAASPVTALLDAGGVPVDHLGEGETGFAVTEKTPFYGESGGQAGDAGLLAVVSGEAGVLTARKPAPDLIVHEIEVLRGEVHLGQEATLSVDADSRQSTARNHTCTHLLHAALRRTLGTHVKQAGSLVDSRRLRFDFSHIAALTPEELAAVERDVNRAIMADLPVAAREMPREEALAGGAMALFGEKYGETVRVLTVGCEGREPESVELCGGTHLSRTGQAGSFLIVAETGVAAGTRRIEAVTGWNAYGLAVEQRAEAAALAGLLKSKPGQLAERVQTLQTEVKKMRKASEKAAAAPVTGADLLRRAEEVNGVRLLAARLENVPVKALREIMDDVRSRLSSAGVACLATVEEGKVGLLLYVSKDLHGRFTAPALIKEVAAPCGGAGGGRPDLAQAGGTRPEGIDEAFAVLKTLIEK